A genomic region of Fodinisporobacter ferrooxydans contains the following coding sequences:
- the glf gene encoding UDP-galactopyranose mutase gives MVYDYLIVGAGFAGCVTAERLASSGKKVLLIDKRPHIGGNAFDEFDQYGILIHKYGPHIFHTNSEQIFKYLSKFTEWHHYEHRVLAKVDDQLLPIPINLDTINRLYHLDLDEESLKDFYEKVREPREFIRTSEDVVLNTVGRDLYEKFYRGYTRKQWGMDPSELSASVTARIPVRTNRDDRYFTDTYQVMPLHGYAKMFKKMIDLPNIELKLETDFEAIKDYVQASHIIYTGPIDTYFNYRFGKLPYRSLRFEHEHDDSIQQCQPTGTVNYPNDFDFTRITEFKHLTGQTHSGTSIVREYPQSEGDPYYPVPRSENEFLYKKYKSLAEEEKNVTFVGRLAQYRYYNMDQVVGAALSVVEKLLEAGSV, from the coding sequence CCGGCTTTGCAGGGTGTGTCACGGCAGAGCGGCTTGCAAGTTCCGGTAAGAAAGTTCTCCTTATAGACAAAAGACCCCATATTGGTGGTAATGCGTTTGATGAGTTTGATCAATATGGGATTTTGATCCATAAATATGGCCCGCATATTTTTCATACCAATTCAGAGCAAATTTTTAAGTATCTTTCAAAATTTACGGAATGGCATCATTATGAACATCGTGTACTTGCTAAAGTTGATGATCAATTATTACCGATTCCTATTAATCTTGACACGATAAATCGTTTGTATCATTTGGATCTGGATGAAGAAAGTCTCAAAGATTTTTATGAAAAGGTTCGTGAACCTCGTGAATTCATAAGAACAAGTGAAGATGTAGTATTAAATACAGTTGGTAGGGATTTATATGAGAAATTTTATAGAGGGTATACACGAAAACAGTGGGGGATGGATCCATCTGAATTAAGCGCGAGTGTAACAGCGCGAATACCTGTTCGAACAAATCGGGATGATCGTTATTTTACTGATACTTATCAGGTTATGCCATTACACGGATATGCAAAGATGTTTAAAAAAATGATTGATCTTCCAAATATTGAACTTAAGCTTGAAACGGATTTTGAGGCAATTAAGGATTATGTTCAAGCTTCTCATATCATATACACAGGTCCTATAGATACATATTTTAATTATCGTTTCGGTAAACTCCCGTATCGTTCTTTGCGTTTCGAACATGAACATGATGATTCAATTCAACAGTGTCAACCAACAGGAACAGTGAATTATCCAAATGATTTTGATTTTACAAGGATTACAGAATTTAAGCATTTGACCGGTCAAACTCATTCAGGCACTTCAATTGTTCGGGAATATCCTCAAAGTGAAGGGGACCCCTATTATCCAGTCCCAAGATCTGAAAATGAATTTTTATATAAAAAATATAAATCTCTTGCTGAAGAAGAAAAAAATGTAACGTTTGTTGGCAGATTAGCACAATACAGATATTACAATATGGATCAGGTAGTGGGAGCAGCATTATCAGTTGTGGAGAAACTATTGGAGGCAGGTTCTGTTTAA
- a CDS encoding glycosyltransferase family 2 protein, translating into MKNSRPILSICIPTYNRAELLKYSLKSIIPQVNEFSDEVELIVSDNGSDDHTIEVVKWAQQMGDFKFHRNIENLGVIKNIFKLTHELSSGEYCWVLGDDDMLVNGKLGKILDCIKTYSEIDYFFVNFFGKSVKERNVLIDNFDSKYSPKFKEYFMKDLDDKVLDTWEEILGIKNTLPAQSITFIGCHIFRRQIWNKYTYLIKQHINNGFSTLEATFPHNIILTHAMKGKPSYYIGDPCVLFGTGAHEWSKYLTKIELERVEELIQLYEQIGIDKKLIKYCKDDFLKRSAKNVIRTICDEDKSEIKVDFNKLFNKYGSKQKFYVTLMSEMGKKLPSRNEEVFNNFTNKFFETILRKYIKKNSALAIWGGGEIGLSLLESNLILDHLKVVIDKDKTKINKNFGPTHIKIQSPSYLLENPVDVILVASLKYAKEIIKEIKNEHNFKSEIISVFDF; encoded by the coding sequence ATGAAAAATAGTAGACCGATTTTATCGATATGTATACCAACTTATAATCGTGCAGAACTCCTAAAATATTCATTAAAATCAATTATTCCTCAAGTAAATGAATTTAGTGATGAGGTAGAATTAATTGTTTCTGATAATGGGTCGGATGATCACACGATAGAAGTGGTTAAATGGGCACAGCAAATGGGTGATTTTAAATTCCATAGAAACATAGAAAATTTAGGAGTAATAAAAAACATCTTTAAATTAACACATGAACTGTCATCTGGTGAATATTGTTGGGTGCTTGGTGACGACGATATGCTTGTAAATGGAAAATTGGGAAAAATTTTAGATTGTATAAAGACTTATTCCGAAATTGATTACTTTTTTGTTAATTTCTTTGGTAAATCAGTAAAAGAAAGAAATGTTCTTATAGATAATTTTGACTCGAAATATTCACCTAAGTTCAAAGAATATTTTATGAAGGATTTAGATGATAAAGTTTTGGATACATGGGAAGAAATATTAGGGATTAAGAATACATTACCTGCACAATCAATCACTTTCATAGGATGTCATATTTTTAGAAGACAAATATGGAATAAATATACATATCTAATAAAGCAACATATAAATAACGGATTTTCAACATTAGAGGCGACTTTTCCGCACAATATAATTCTTACTCATGCGATGAAAGGTAAACCTTCATATTATATTGGTGATCCTTGTGTATTATTTGGAACCGGTGCGCATGAGTGGTCAAAGTATTTGACAAAAATTGAGTTGGAAAGAGTTGAAGAGCTAATTCAACTTTACGAACAAATAGGGATTGATAAGAAATTAATAAAATACTGCAAGGATGATTTTTTAAAAAGATCAGCGAAAAACGTCATAAGGACTATTTGTGATGAGGATAAATCAGAAATAAAAGTTGATTTTAATAAACTATTTAACAAATATGGTTCTAAACAAAAATTTTACGTTACGTTAATGTCTGAGATGGGAAAGAAGTTGCCCTCTAGAAATGAAGAGGTATTCAATAATTTCACAAATAAATTCTTCGAAACAATATTAAGAAAATATATAAAGAAGAATTCAGCTTTAGCAATTTGGGGTGGTGGGGAAATAGGTTTAAGTTTATTAGAATCTAACCTTATACTAGACCATTTGAAAGTAGTAATTGATAAAGATAAAACTAAAATTAATAAAAATTTTGGTCCGACTCATATTAAAATTCAATCTCCTTCATATTTGTTGGAAAATCCTGTAGATGTTATTCTCGTGGCATCATTAAAATATGCAAAGGAAATAATTAAAGAAATAAAAAATGAACATAATTTCAAGTCAGAAATAATTAGTGTATTTGATTTCTAA
- the rfbF gene encoding glucose-1-phosphate cytidylyltransferase, protein MKVVILAGGYGTRIIEESHIRPKPMIEIGGKPILWHIMKIYSHYGFNEFIICLGYKGYYIKEYFDHYFLHESDITFDFTNKNQKIIHNHSAEPWKVTLVNTGLDTMTGGRIKRIKNYVGNEPFLLTYGDGVSNINIHKLIDFHFSYRRTCTVTSVQPNGRFGSLELNQTNEVTGFQEKPKGDGGWISGGFFVFEPEIFKYLEDDNTILEKDPLEKLAKSGELVAYKHEGFWYAMDSLRDKNYLESLWDLGEAPWKLW, encoded by the coding sequence ATGAAAGTAGTTATTCTTGCTGGTGGTTATGGAACAAGAATTATTGAAGAATCACATATAAGGCCGAAGCCAATGATCGAAATCGGAGGAAAGCCAATATTATGGCATATAATGAAAATATATTCCCATTATGGATTTAATGAATTTATAATTTGTTTAGGATATAAAGGCTATTATATTAAAGAATATTTTGACCATTATTTTTTACATGAATCTGATATAACATTTGATTTTACTAATAAAAATCAAAAGATAATTCATAATCACTCTGCTGAACCATGGAAAGTCACACTTGTTAATACCGGTTTAGATACAATGACAGGGGGGCGCATAAAAAGAATTAAAAATTATGTCGGAAACGAGCCGTTTTTATTAACGTATGGAGATGGAGTGTCAAATATCAATATCCATAAACTCATTGATTTTCATTTTTCATACAGAAGAACTTGTACTGTTACATCTGTTCAACCAAATGGTAGATTTGGTTCGTTAGAATTAAATCAAACTAATGAAGTTACTGGGTTTCAAGAAAAGCCTAAAGGTGACGGTGGATGGATAAGTGGAGGATTTTTTGTATTTGAACCAGAAATATTTAAATATTTAGAGGATGATAATACAATTTTAGAGAAGGACCCTTTGGAGAAATTAGCCAAATCAGGTGAGTTAGTTGCCTATAAACATGAGGGTTTTTGGTATGCCATGGATTCTTTACGTGATAAAAATTATTTGGAATCTTTATGGGATTTAGGTGAAGCGCCTTGGAAATTATGGTAA